The Haemorhous mexicanus isolate bHaeMex1 chromosome 5, bHaeMex1.pri, whole genome shotgun sequence genome contains a region encoding:
- the LDHB gene encoding L-lactate dehydrogenase B chain, with protein MATVKDQLISPVAEGAKVPNNKITVVGVGQVGMAAAISVLGKGLCDELALVDVMEDRLKGEMMDLQHGSVFLHTHKIVADKDYAVTANSKIVVLTAGVRQQEGESRLNLVQRNVNVFKNIVPQVVKYSPNCIILVVSNPVDILTYITWKLSGLPKNRVIGSGCNLDTARFRYLMSERLGIHPSSCHGWILGEHGDSSVAVWSGMNVAGVCLQELNPAMGTDKDPENWKEIHKQVVASAYEVIKLKGYTNWAIGFSVADLCETILKNLYRVHSVATLVKGMYGIQNEVFLSLPSVLSASGLTSVINQKLKDDEVSQLRKSADTLWDVQKDIKDL; from the exons ATGGCCACTGTCAAGGACCAGCTGATCAGCCCTGTTGCGGAGGGAGCCAAGGTCCCCAACAACAAGATCACGGTTGTGGGGGTTGGCCAGGTTGGGATGGCCGCTGCTATCAGCGTCCTTGGAAAG gGTCTTTGTGATGAGCTAGCTCTGGTTGATGTTATGGAAGACAGACTAAAAGGAGAAATGATGGACCTGCAGCATGGGAGTGTGTTCCTTCACACTCATAAGATCGTGGCTGACAAAG ACTATGCTGTCACTGCCAACTCCAAGATCGTGGTGCTGACTGCAGGAGTGCGtcagcaggagggagagagTCGACTCAACCTGGTGCAGAGGAATGTGAATGTCTTCAAAAACATCGTTCCTCAGGTCGTCAAGTACAGCCCCAACTGCATCATCCTGGTGGTTTCCAACCCAG tggatATATTAACCTACATCACATGGAAGCTGAGTGGGCTGCCAAAAAACCGTGTGATTGGAAGTGGCTGCAATCTGGACACGGCCAGATTCCGTTATCTGATGTCTGAGAGACTTGGGATCCATCCAAGCAGCTGCCATGGCTGGATCTTGGGAGAGCACGGTGATTCCAGTG TGGCTGTTTGGAGTGGAATGAACGTGGCAGGGGTTTGCCTCCAGGAGCTGAACCCTGCCATGGGAACTGACAAAGATCCTGAGAACTGGAAGGAGATTCACAAGCAAGTGGTTGCAAG TGCCTACGAGGTGATCAAACTAAAGGGATACACAAACTGGGCTATTGGCTTTAGTGTGGCTGACCTCTGTGAGACCATCCTGAAGAACCTGTACCGGGTTCATTCAGTTGCTACTCTGGTAAAG GGCATGTATGGCATTCAGAATGAAGTCTTCTTGAGCCTTCCTTCTGTCCTAAGTGCCTCTGGCCTGACAAGTGTCATCAACCAAAAGCTGAAGGACGATGAGGTGAGCCAGCTGAGGAAGAGCGCGGACACACTGTGGGATGTCCAGAAGGATATCAAGGATCTGTAA